A window from Listeria seeligeri serovar 1/2b str. SLCC3954 encodes these proteins:
- a CDS encoding alpha/beta hydrolase produces the protein MHYEEALKFLKTNTTTQQDEGTEVIFKMAADTTPGNLDPFLLKDREKELEGTNAAIEGMPQEFTMPDFSKLEIATGAALQMRASMGSPNNDLSQGVTTGNYAVQGEYGDIPVRVYHHKSQNELAPALIFYHGGGFVGGTPDVVENFCKGITEKLPAVVINVDYHLAPEFPAPAAPKDCFSVLNWVVENSAKLRVDANKIGVSGDSAGGTLAAAVSYMDREAKTNYVGFQALLYPSLTLIDEDNDKYQWDITKFGAQEATLPLVAPGIIGMNSSGLLLRTAYVRDENPASPIYSPLSAPDKSIYPPTLLVSAEFDALRPFAAVFAKQLIASGVKTKAIVYQGMCHAFIDKYGIFPQAEDAADEVVQMMKEIFE, from the coding sequence ATGCATTATGAAGAAGCTTTAAAGTTTTTAAAAACCAACACTACCACACAACAAGACGAAGGCACCGAAGTCATTTTCAAAATGGCAGCGGATACAACACCAGGGAATCTGGATCCTTTTTTATTGAAAGATCGTGAAAAAGAACTAGAGGGTACAAATGCAGCGATTGAAGGTATGCCACAAGAATTTACGATGCCGGATTTTTCTAAGTTAGAAATAGCGACTGGGGCTGCACTTCAAATGCGAGCATCAATGGGCAGTCCTAATAATGATTTATCACAAGGTGTAACAACTGGAAACTATGCTGTCCAAGGTGAATATGGAGATATTCCAGTGCGCGTCTATCATCACAAATCACAGAACGAACTAGCGCCTGCTCTCATTTTTTACCATGGGGGTGGTTTTGTTGGAGGAACGCCTGATGTTGTAGAAAATTTTTGCAAAGGAATCACCGAGAAATTACCAGCAGTTGTCATCAATGTGGACTATCATTTGGCACCAGAATTCCCCGCTCCCGCAGCGCCAAAAGACTGTTTTTCAGTGCTCAATTGGGTAGTGGAAAATAGTGCTAAACTTCGAGTGGATGCTAATAAAATTGGTGTTTCCGGGGATAGCGCAGGAGGAACTTTAGCTGCAGCAGTAAGTTACATGGACCGTGAAGCAAAAACCAATTATGTTGGTTTTCAAGCACTGTTATACCCATCTCTTACCCTGATAGATGAGGACAATGACAAATATCAGTGGGATATCACGAAATTTGGGGCACAAGAAGCAACTTTACCATTAGTGGCACCGGGAATTATTGGAATGAATAGCTCCGGATTATTACTCCGAACAGCTTATGTAAGAGATGAAAATCCAGCTTCACCAATTTATTCGCCGTTATCTGCTCCGGATAAAAGCATCTATCCACCAACTTTATTAGTAAGTGCAGAGTTTGACGCGCTTAGACCTTTTGCCGCCGTTTTTGCAAAACAATTGATAGCTAGTGGTGTGAAGACAAAAGCAATTGTGTATCAAGGAATGTGTCACGCATTTATTGATAAGTACGGGATTTTCCCACAAGCAGAGGACGCTGCAGATGAGGTTGTTCAAATGATGAAAGAAATATTTGAATAA
- a CDS encoding EAL domain-containing protein — protein sequence MKFQLFIQPKLDVLQRNIVEYEILLRDDSVVPRFPLSELEAVLADEELYYVFSEWFSEAFLKVLHKYPNDRFAVNIAPQQLFYAETIHWLDRVRSESHRITVEITEDIFDVPANKQHLNANDKDAFILNKIKVIHALGYHIAMDDVSCGLNSLERVMSYLPYIIEIKFSLIHFQNVDMEDLLYFIKAWANFSQKNNLDFVVEGIETKETMTLLESHGVSIFQGYLVNKPFPA from the coding sequence ATGAAATTTCAACTTTTTATCCAACCAAAGTTAGATGTTCTGCAACGAAATATTGTCGAATATGAAATACTTCTAAGAGATGATAGCGTAGTTCCCAGATTTCCCTTATCAGAGCTAGAGGCTGTTCTTGCTGATGAGGAACTCTATTATGTTTTCTCTGAATGGTTTAGTGAGGCTTTTCTAAAAGTCTTACATAAATATCCGAATGACCGATTTGCCGTTAATATTGCGCCACAACAGCTTTTTTATGCTGAGACAATTCACTGGCTGGACCGGGTTCGAAGTGAAAGTCACCGTATTACAGTAGAAATAACGGAAGACATTTTTGACGTTCCCGCAAACAAACAACATTTGAATGCCAACGATAAAGATGCCTTTATTCTCAATAAAATCAAAGTAATTCATGCGCTAGGCTATCATATTGCGATGGACGATGTTAGTTGTGGTTTAAACAGCTTAGAACGTGTAATGAGTTATTTGCCGTATATAATCGAAATCAAATTTTCTTTAATCCACTTTCAAAATGTCGATATGGAAGATTTACTTTACTTTATAAAAGCATGGGCGAATTTTTCACAAAAAAACAACTTGGATTTTGTAGTCGAAGGAATTGAAACAAAAGAAACCATGACTTTGTTAGAAAGCCATGGAGTCTCAATTTTTCAAGGTTATTTAGTTAATAAACCATTTCCTGCTTGA
- a CDS encoding Crp/Fnr family transcriptional regulator encodes MVYMNDMLDLLSTKYSNKISFSKGDVIHSYRIDSTKNIQIGFIVSGATSVEGHTLDGRWLINGLVAESMLFGVEVLLETNTVPKLAEYRVRALTDGTALLINREFFLNYMYANPQFFHQILDNVLTKYFFTAKNYKNINQTPFYKATSVLVEIVELLNLHEQSGEITLPSYITQSLLADYCRSGRARITEALETMRENGLLLSKKPIIISSYQELLSQSENFQAGNGLLTK; translated from the coding sequence ATGGTTTACATGAATGATATGTTAGATTTGCTTTCAACTAAATACTCAAATAAGATTTCTTTTAGTAAAGGTGATGTTATTCACTCATATAGAATTGACTCCACGAAAAATATTCAAATTGGATTCATCGTTTCCGGAGCAACTTCAGTAGAAGGACATACATTAGATGGTCGCTGGTTGATAAATGGACTAGTTGCCGAATCAATGCTTTTTGGAGTAGAGGTGTTACTCGAAACAAATACAGTCCCAAAACTAGCGGAATACCGAGTACGCGCGCTAACTGATGGAACTGCATTATTAATCAACCGTGAATTTTTCCTCAATTATATGTATGCCAACCCCCAATTTTTCCACCAAATATTAGATAATGTCTTAACTAAATACTTTTTTACCGCAAAAAATTATAAAAATATTAACCAAACACCTTTTTATAAAGCAACTAGTGTTTTAGTTGAGATAGTCGAGTTATTAAATCTCCATGAGCAGTCTGGTGAAATCACTCTACCTTCCTATATCACACAATCACTTCTAGCGGATTACTGTCGTTCTGGTCGCGCTCGAATTACCGAAGCTTTAGAAACAATGCGTGAAAATGGCCTGTTGCTATCAAAAAAACCAATCATCATTAGTTCATACCAAGAGCTTCTAAGTCAAAGTGAGAACTTTCAAGCAGGAAATGGTTTATTAACTAAATAA
- a CDS encoding RNA polymerase sigma factor, with translation MLLSNEQIIQITKQMYVYLLRQGVRAEVAKDLAQDAIIKAWCYEKEIPPEKQKAFIFKIVTNEFYQYYRKHQREVITDNFSHFTHADELAEDLLIQHEENAKITITLKQLNKNYQKLLIMKYDIGMSYQEIADYLDTTPTNVKTYLSRARSAFKKIWGDFNEQRTK, from the coding sequence TTGCTACTTTCGAATGAACAAATCATACAAATAACCAAGCAGATGTACGTATATTTATTAAGACAAGGAGTTAGGGCGGAAGTAGCGAAGGACCTTGCACAAGATGCAATTATTAAAGCTTGGTGCTACGAAAAAGAAATTCCCCCTGAAAAACAAAAAGCATTTATTTTCAAAATCGTCACCAATGAGTTTTATCAATATTACAGAAAGCACCAACGAGAAGTTATTACGGATAATTTCAGTCATTTTACTCATGCAGATGAGCTAGCGGAAGATTTATTAATACAACACGAAGAAAACGCAAAGATAACCATAACACTAAAACAATTAAATAAAAATTACCAAAAATTATTAATCATGAAATATGATATAGGCATGAGTTATCAGGAAATTGCAGATTATTTGGATACAACTCCGACCAATGTGAAGACATACTTATCGAGAGCAAGAAGTGCCTTTAAGAAAATCTGGGGGGATTTTAATGAACAGAGAACAAAATGA
- a CDS encoding anti sigma factor C-terminal domain-containing protein, producing the protein MNREQNEELDDLFDIDRMEEEVKKVKRRSILKLILIILAIVLLIVAIILAYLFYTDKKARNLAEEQVEFLTTANEFYKYPNTIVQTSTEVEDNARKINVSEIGFKLLKDRFIPFTTTTTDIGSDGNGAAYPTIEINHMNKEKDGDTYRVGINNLTSGNRLAEFYHPNKNYKTLKQDLDNLNEMPKNTYLEMAISFDKAYSSEEVKEMLPSNIQPTFFWLDGYDLSKDIDYTTPTFNNELYGYNNPTTDLEKKFWTNKIKNEQDYIKQMKASNFYFYSNGSLSENEVMDGQGKSVYETLKNKSDKGENLVIGISVVATKEDLEKIVDAKYIRASSVGVISNEVDAENYYEQTEKIN; encoded by the coding sequence ATGAACAGAGAACAAAATGAGGAACTAGACGACCTATTTGACATTGATCGAATGGAAGAAGAAGTAAAAAAAGTAAAACGTCGTAGTATTTTAAAACTAATATTAATCATTTTAGCAATTGTGTTACTTATTGTAGCCATTATTTTAGCCTATTTATTTTATACTGATAAAAAAGCTAGAAACCTAGCCGAAGAACAAGTGGAGTTTTTAACCACGGCAAATGAATTTTATAAATATCCAAATACAATTGTTCAAACAAGTACAGAAGTTGAAGATAATGCACGTAAAATAAACGTATCTGAAATAGGTTTCAAACTATTAAAAGACAGATTTATTCCGTTTACCACAACTACGACGGACATAGGTTCAGATGGCAATGGAGCAGCTTATCCAACAATTGAAATTAACCATATGAATAAAGAGAAAGATGGAGATACATATCGCGTAGGAATTAATAATTTGACTAGTGGGAATCGATTAGCCGAGTTTTATCACCCGAATAAAAATTATAAAACATTAAAGCAAGACCTAGATAATTTAAATGAAATGCCTAAAAACACATATCTAGAGATGGCGATTTCTTTTGATAAAGCATATTCATCAGAAGAGGTGAAGGAAATGCTGCCAAGTAACATTCAGCCAACTTTCTTTTGGTTAGATGGATATGACCTTTCAAAAGATATCGACTATACAACGCCGACTTTTAATAACGAACTATATGGTTATAACAATCCAACAACAGATTTAGAAAAGAAGTTTTGGACAAACAAGATAAAAAATGAGCAAGATTATATAAAACAAATGAAAGCAAGTAATTTCTATTTCTATTCCAATGGATCTTTATCTGAAAATGAAGTAATGGATGGTCAAGGGAAATCAGTTTACGAGACATTAAAAAACAAATCAGACAAAGGGGAAAACTTGGTCATTGGAATTTCAGTTGTTGCAACCAAAGAAGATTTAGAGAAAATAGTGGATGCTAAATACATACGCGCGTCCAGTGTGGGTGTAATTTCAAATGAAGTTGATGCCGAAAACTACTATGAACAAACTGAAAAAATAAACTAA
- a CDS encoding ImmA/IrrE family metallo-endopeptidase, protein MYEKLVAKYQDEVTIREEKMPHKLPGLYLNGIILINKNQSTIEKGCVLAEELMHYKYTVGNITKQETIMDKKQELFARRKGYEEMVPLEDIITCFYLGLKEYFEVADFLEVTEEFLRRTVTHYAEKYGSMYDCGDYLINFGSSIDVYKKF, encoded by the coding sequence TTGTATGAAAAATTGGTAGCTAAATACCAAGATGAGGTGACTATTAGAGAAGAAAAAATGCCTCATAAATTACCTGGTTTGTATTTAAACGGGATTATTTTAATTAATAAAAACCAATCCACCATCGAAAAAGGTTGCGTTTTAGCGGAAGAATTAATGCATTACAAATATACGGTTGGCAATATAACAAAGCAAGAAACGATTATGGATAAAAAACAAGAACTTTTTGCCCGTAGAAAAGGTTATGAAGAAATGGTTCCACTTGAAGATATTATTACTTGTTTTTATCTTGGGCTTAAAGAGTATTTTGAAGTGGCGGATTTTTTAGAAGTAACTGAGGAATTTTTACGTCGGACTGTTACGCATTACGCAGAGAAGTATGGATCTATGTACGATTGTGGTGATTATTTAATCAATTTTGGTAGTTCGATTGATGTTTATAAGAAATTTTGA
- a CDS encoding helix-turn-helix transcriptional regulator: MELNKFVGNKIKQYREERGLNQEALAERLHTTRQTISRYENGDRKANQDILFELAKIFNKRLDDFFPERNLPPADERGMTIAAHIDDDVTDEELRDILAYIEMKKKLHRGM, translated from the coding sequence ATGGAACTAAATAAATTTGTAGGGAATAAAATAAAACAGTATCGCGAGGAGCGTGGTTTAAATCAAGAGGCACTTGCTGAACGATTACACACGACTCGTCAAACGATTAGTCGTTACGAAAATGGCGATCGTAAAGCAAACCAAGATATTTTATTTGAACTTGCAAAAATTTTCAACAAACGTTTGGATGATTTTTTTCCAGAAAGAAATTTACCGCCTGCTGATGAGCGCGGCATGACAATTGCTGCCCATATTGATGACGATGTAACAGATGAAGAATTGCGAGATATACTAGCTTATATAGAGATGAAGAAAAAACTCCATCGCGGGATGTGA
- a CDS encoding phage holin family protein has protein sequence MDALVEFGFSIISTFFGYLLAEVDLLVKVLLCFILADYISGLLASFYLGKPNTQLSFKEITPKIAILIIVAIAHQIDLILGMHNTMRDAVIFFYLTNELIDILENFVQMGMKVPDILKNFIALFDSKSGKEDEKSDEKKD, from the coding sequence ATGGATGCTTTAGTTGAATTTGGATTTTCGATAATTAGTACTTTTTTTGGATATTTATTAGCGGAAGTGGATTTGTTGGTAAAAGTGCTTTTATGTTTTATTCTAGCCGATTATATTTCTGGGTTGCTGGCATCTTTTTATCTGGGGAAACCTAACACCCAACTAAGTTTTAAAGAAATCACTCCAAAAATCGCTATCTTAATTATAGTAGCTATTGCGCATCAAATTGATTTGATTTTAGGGATGCACAATACGATGCGAGATGCGGTTATTTTCTTTTATTTAACAAATGAGCTGATTGATATCTTGGAAAATTTTGTGCAAATGGGAATGAAAGTACCTGATATTTTGAAAAATTTTATTGCGCTTTTTGATTCAAAGTCGGGAAAAGAGGACGAGAAGAGTGACGAAAAAAAGGATTAA
- a CDS encoding bifunctional metallophosphatase/5'-nucleotidase: protein MKVNKFFKKTTHVLLVAGLTIGLTVPFTGTTAQAAADTVPIQILGINDFHGALETASKDASGSPIGGADYLATNLDNATNSFLQANPDATADNAIRVQAGDMVGASPAVSGLLQDEPTMKVLQKMNFEVGTLGNHEFDEGLPEYKRILDGVSTNKFGPIVEAYPRVKSDMKIVAANVVNKGTNTVAEGFSPYYVKEIDGVKVGFIGIVTTEIPNLVLANHIKDYDFLDEAETIVKYSAELRNQGVNAIVVLSHVPALSNGNPNTGTKQDVAGEAANMMTKANELDPNNSVDLVLAGHNHQYTNGLVGKTRIVQSYNNGKAFSDVTGELDKTTGDFVSPPDAKITYNTRSVTPNADITAVTEDAKSRIEGVINETIGLANKEVISRETNPENKAIDDKESELGNMITDAQRYMANKAGADVDFAMTNNGGIRADLTTRLANGQNEITWGAAQAVQPFGNILQVVEMSGADITEALSQQYLSNQTYFLQISGLKYTFTDTDDLDHAYKIASVTTEDGTPLKADQKYKVVINDFLFGGGDGFSAFKKANLVTAIDPDTETFINYIKDQKAAGKVITAQKEGRKVYKSQAEIDKETETAAIQAIKDATKINKLAEKDKTLTGTTLPSATVGVQKADSNAKLARAAGPSATADANGKFSVDISSLDLKKGDQITTTVTDTNGYSATFQTTVQAAATTPPDNGNGNNGGTDNGNNGGSDNGNTNNGSGTTDGGTITTEKPATSKPNGTANGSKVITALPTTGDTAGLATVFGLVLTTTALYVLRKKN from the coding sequence GTGAAAGTGAACAAATTTTTCAAAAAAACTACACATGTTTTACTCGTAGCAGGGCTCACAATCGGACTAACTGTACCATTCACCGGGACAACAGCACAAGCAGCAGCGGATACTGTTCCTATTCAGATTTTAGGAATAAATGATTTCCACGGAGCGCTTGAAACAGCATCCAAAGATGCATCAGGCTCACCAATTGGCGGAGCAGACTACTTAGCAACTAACTTAGATAATGCTACAAATTCATTTCTACAGGCAAATCCTGATGCTACAGCAGACAACGCCATTCGCGTCCAAGCGGGTGATATGGTCGGCGCTAGCCCAGCAGTTTCTGGATTACTTCAAGATGAGCCAACAATGAAAGTTCTCCAAAAAATGAATTTCGAAGTTGGCACACTTGGCAACCATGAATTTGATGAAGGATTACCTGAGTACAAACGAATTTTGGATGGCGTTTCTACAAACAAATTCGGACCAATCGTAGAAGCTTACCCACGCGTTAAAAGTGATATGAAAATTGTCGCAGCTAATGTTGTCAATAAAGGAACAAACACAGTCGCAGAAGGATTTTCCCCATACTATGTAAAAGAAATTGATGGCGTCAAAGTTGGCTTCATCGGTATTGTTACAACGGAAATCCCTAATTTAGTTCTTGCAAATCATATTAAAGACTATGATTTCCTTGATGAAGCAGAAACAATCGTAAAATATTCTGCTGAACTTAGAAACCAAGGCGTCAATGCTATCGTTGTTTTATCCCACGTTCCAGCTCTTTCCAATGGGAATCCGAACACAGGAACAAAACAAGATGTGGCTGGAGAAGCTGCTAATATGATGACAAAAGCAAACGAATTAGATCCAAATAACTCCGTCGATTTAGTCCTAGCTGGGCATAATCACCAATATACAAATGGATTAGTTGGAAAAACTCGTATTGTCCAAAGTTACAACAACGGTAAAGCTTTTTCCGATGTAACTGGTGAACTTGATAAAACAACAGGCGATTTCGTTTCACCTCCAGACGCTAAAATTACATATAACACGAGAAGCGTCACTCCAAATGCTGATATCACGGCTGTAACAGAAGATGCGAAAAGCCGCATTGAAGGAGTTATCAACGAAACTATCGGGCTTGCAAACAAAGAAGTCATTTCCCGCGAAACAAATCCAGAAAATAAAGCAATTGATGATAAAGAATCCGAACTTGGCAATATGATTACGGATGCACAGCGCTATATGGCAAATAAAGCCGGTGCTGATGTCGATTTTGCAATGACAAACAACGGCGGAATTCGGGCTGACCTAACCACTCGTCTGGCAAATGGTCAAAACGAAATCACTTGGGGTGCCGCACAAGCAGTTCAACCATTTGGTAATATTCTACAAGTCGTTGAAATGTCTGGCGCTGATATTACAGAAGCACTAAGCCAACAATATTTAAGCAACCAAACTTACTTTTTACAAATTTCCGGACTAAAATACACTTTCACCGATACAGATGATTTAGATCATGCATACAAAATTGCTAGTGTTACAACAGAAGACGGAACCCCACTAAAAGCTGACCAAAAATACAAAGTCGTAATCAATGACTTCTTATTCGGAGGCGGCGATGGATTTTCCGCATTCAAAAAAGCAAACCTAGTTACAGCAATTGACCCAGATACAGAAACATTCATCAACTATATCAAAGATCAAAAAGCTGCTGGCAAAGTGATTACAGCTCAAAAAGAAGGACGTAAAGTCTACAAATCTCAAGCTGAAATCGACAAAGAAACCGAAACTGCAGCAATCCAAGCAATTAAAGACGCAACAAAAATCAACAAACTAGCTGAAAAAGACAAAACGCTTACCGGAACTACTTTACCAAGTGCTACGGTTGGTGTTCAAAAAGCAGATTCAAATGCCAAATTAGCACGCGCCGCTGGACCAAGCGCAACAGCAGATGCAAACGGTAAATTCTCTGTAGACATCTCTTCTCTAGACCTTAAAAAAGGTGACCAAATCACAACTACTGTCACTGACACGAACGGTTACAGCGCAACATTCCAAACAACCGTCCAAGCAGCCGCAACTACTCCTCCAGACAATGGAAATGGTAACAATGGCGGAACAGATAATGGTAATAATGGCGGGTCCGACAACGGCAACACCAATAACGGTTCAGGAACGACTGATGGCGGGACTATCACAACTGAAAAACCAGCTACATCTAAACCAAATGGCACTGCTAATGGTAGTAAAGTAATTACTGCGTTACCAACAACTGGCGATACAGCAGGACTTGCAACAGTATTTGGGCTAGTTCTAACAACAACTGCGCTCTATGTTTTACGTAAGAAAAACTAA